CCACCAGATACTTGCAAAGTTAGACCTCCGGGCTTCATTTCCATATTTTGAATTGCCATTAGTATCACCATAACCACCTCCATTTCCTTATTGGTCTCGCCCACCAACTCTAGTGTCAGCAATGTTATTTGATGTTGATGTGTTGTAATGAAACAGAACCATGGTGTCTCACATTGTTGGATACCTATACGTGCCTCAATAAAGAGTTTCAAGTTTGCAATGGAGGACAAGAGCAGTGTTCAAGATTTGGAAAATGTGACAGCTGAAGGAGGATGGAAGGaccataattataataaaaatatatttttttaattgaatattTATGCCATGTCAACAAATATAGATGGTGCTGCTAAAAATGTCGTGGATTGGTAAAGGCGTAATAATTTAAGGTGTCACTTTGTCACAAAATATATATGTGAGACCCACGAGCGATACCACATATACGATGACATGGCAAGCGGGTTTTTGGATTCCTCAATAAATAGCCGTCATCGCGGCGATCTAATCTAAAATCGAAACCCTAATCCGACAATTGAATACTTCAGAGCCATCCAACAATAAGAAGAAGACGAGGAGAGATTTTGAGCTCGCGGGAGGGAGAGAGTAAGAGAatagaagggaaaaaaaaatgggaaggaagaagaagagagtaTCGTCAAAGGTGTGGTGCTATTACTGCGATAGGGAATTCGATGACGAGAAGATTCTAGTGCAGCATCAAAAGGCCAAGCACTTCAAGTGCCATGTCTGCCACAAGAAGCTCTCCACTGCTGGTGGCATGGCAATCCATATCCTCCAGGTCCACAAAGAGAGCGTCACCAAGTACTCTTCAATCAATCTAATTCCAGAGAAACTTTATTTTTTGATTGAGAATGTGGTTTGCATTTCTTTGTTTCGATTTGGTATTCTTCAGAATCAGAAAAATTTTCATTAACATGTGAGGATGAACTAGGAACAAAGTGGGTTGTTTGCTTAATTTTCATTAACATATGAGGATGAGGAAAATTTTCCATTAACTATAGGGGATtaggctgctgtttgctttttgaaaaattttcggggATTATATTGATCATATGAGGATGAAATAGGAACAAAATTGTTTCGTGGTAAAATTGGTTACTAAATATTTGGAATTGATAATAGAAGTTTCTGTGTATACTTCCATTGTTGAGGCACAAGTTTTGATGAGAGAATTGCTGAAAGATTTAATCCTTACCTCGAGAGCTTTTGATTCCAGTTTAATTGGATCAGTTTAGTGCTGTTCGTGCACACACTCTTAAAATATGTTGGAAATCTTAGAATTGAAGTTTTACAATGACTTCATAGCAACTGAGTAACCGAATTTTGTGGTTTCTTTTGCCTTTcacttcttatttatttattttgtttttagcTGAAAGTAATTTTCATACCTTTTTTTGCTTTATATGTTTAATTAATGTTTCAATTTCACTGATCTTCTTGGGGGTAATGATTTGGGTATAGGGTTCCCAATGCAAAAAATGGAAGAGAATCAACTGATATTGAAATATATGGAATGCAAGGGATCCCACCTGATATCTTGGCTGCACACTATGGAGAAGAAGGTAAGGAGCTTGACACATGTTGCTTTCAGTTAATTATTTTCTATTATGTATGTGAATGGTTGCGCAGATTTGAAAATCATTCTAAGTTAAGTTGATTGAGTGATATGTCATTGTTTGTACATTTCCCTTTAAGATATGTGTGGTCATCTATGTAGCACGGAAACAGAAACGTGGAAACGGACGCAAGGAAATTGAATTCTCAAAAATATAGGAAACAGAAACGTGAGGGAAACACGTAAATATTAAAAGTattgggatatatatatatataccacaaattttatatttaacaaattttaatgaaaaataaagtaggattttaataattttaatatttaatcccTAAATAGGGAGTAAATATAAACTAGGTCAAAAATTAATCTAATGATCTTTTTAACTTAGCCTAGAATTCCAAACTAAACACACTAATCTGGGATCTACCCAACGTTTAAAGCCCAGCCCAGCCCAGCCCACTCTcttcattaatttaaaaatattcacAAATTTTCTTTTGTCAATCCATCCTTGTTGCCCCGTCCCATTCAATTCCTTTCTACATATGTTTTTAGTGTTTTGGTCGTTATTCATCTGGGGATTGTTGCTTGTCGGTGGTGATGCTTTTTGAGGATTCTATCTTGCACACATGTGGGTTTTCCTCGTGTTCTTCCTTTGATAAgtgttacttcttcttctttcttcttcttattcttcttctccTCTATCAGCGACACggtcaatttttatttatttatttatttatttttcttttgaagAAACGGGTTTCCACCTTTTGAAATTTACGGACATAGCCCTGAAACGTTTCTTTGCTGTGCCCTGCTGTTTTCATGCTGGAAACGTTTCAGAAATGGGGAAACTCCATCCATAGCCGTTTCCATGCTTTGCAGGTGGTCATTTATAGAATTAGAGATTTGGGATTGTATATAATTTCTTATCCCTACtctctttattttttatataatttctgGTTTATCATTCATCATGGATTGCAAGGTCAAGAGAATGTGACTTGGATTGTGGATTGCTCCAATCTCCAATTGGAGTTAGAATGGGCATTCTTCTAAACTTGTGAGTTAGCTTAGTTTTAGTCAGTATAAGAAATTTAATGGCAATTGTTTCTCTGTATTTTGAAGTTTGCATAAAAGTCAAACTCATTTAAAATTGTGATAACTTGTAGCTTTTAGCTCTTTAGTCATGGCTTTGGCATTTTACATGACATAAAGCTGAGGCATGTGCTAGTTGAGACATGTACTGTTGTAACTTGTTGAGGTTATTttataaaacaaaaaattaaattgagaccGAGTTAACATTAGGCTTAAAAATTCAGGAAGGGCCCATTTGGCATGGGTGTTGCTTTTGGTTTTTGTCTAAATAGTCAAATGAAATTATATTGTTAGAACATACTTATTTTTGTTACATGAGGTTTTAAGAGGAAAAATATGTAGCGAAAACAAGTAAAACCATTTTCAGTGGTTTTTACCCATTTCATGAACATGtttccaaaatacaaaatttcagtttggacaAACATCACTAAAAACAGAAAACAAAATTGATACTGAAAGGCCCTCAACAAGTCTTGCTTGAGAGAGAAATCAACATGGTAAAATCAAtggtcttgtttttttttttttggctgcaATTTTGTTTCTCGTTCATGTGGTGTAGTTTTGAGTCATTTTAGGAAGATTGGAAGAATTAGTCACCCATGCAGTgttcatttttaattttcttattcaATATGGTGGTTCAGTTTGAAAAGTATTATGCAATCAGTGTAAGCATTGGTTTTGGTTTTGTCACACAGTTTCTTTGCAAACTGTTATGTAAATCAATATTATCCATTAATTTAAAAGGCTTAGTGGCTTGAAGATCCTGTGAGTTGAGGTTAGATTTTTTTCAGTGGTGAGATAACTGTGATTGATCCAGGTGATAAGCGAATCTGTGGGTAAGATGATTCTGAAAATGAGGAAGAGAGGGGACTCTAGCTTTTATGATAATTTTACATTGTATACGTTGTATTTTCGTTGCCTTTGCTATCAAAATACTTCCCCAACGTAAATGATATTTAGTGTTGAATTGAGACAGGTTTATGTAGCGACCAGTAATTTTAGACTGGGCTGTATTTAGTTAACTTCACAATGGCGTGATTTTGATTGATGTATGTGATTGTAACCTTTGAAAAgaaaacttatttatttagtttggattgaTTTGATTCAAGTACTTGGCCTTTATCTGCATTAGTTTGTTTTGGTTCAATTCTAGTTGAGAACCTTGTTATATCGTAGTTAATAAAATGAAGAACAGACTTTAATGAGTTAGTTTGGCTAATGTTAACGCGCAACCCTTAATTGAGCTGCACACCTTACTTACATGATGTGTTTTGCTTTTATCTTAGACTTGTGTATTCTTTTGCCATCTGTGTAGAAATGCAAATTGGAGGTCTTTTGACTTCTTTATACTGCTCTTGCAATAGTTGGAATTTTTGCCTTATTTGAAGCTATGAGAAAAGATCATTATATAATCTTTTCCTTCCCTGTTTTATATTAACCTGTTATCTTGCTTGGAGCTAGAAACTAGAGAGGAGTAATACGTACATAACCTGTATTGTATATTGTTATTTTGGTCTCATAAAAAAATGACTTGGTAGAGTTTGTGTGCCATTATGCTTTACATAAAATTTGATATACTGTGCATAGCAAGTTATTCCTTGCTGAAAATATTAAATTTCTTGTAGAAGAAGAGGCTCCATCAAAAGTTGCCAAAGTGGATGTTCCATCTGCTCTGCTTGTTGGTGGTGTAGTGCCAGCGTCATTGGGTGTTGGATATGCTGCGCAAACTTTAGGTGCAATGCAGCCAATGTATGTTTTCATACTTCTGTTCTGTTTGCTAGAATTAGAAGATTGCTCACACTTTTATGCTTAAATTTTATCATTTGCAAGCATTGATCATGGTCACTATTATTTTATATGAACAATTTTCAAGCAATATTTGAATCATTGAATGCATGCAGTAGATGCGCTTGCTGTGATATTGTAGTGAACGTTGATAGGGACATGCCTCATGTAGATGCGTTGTCATTATTAGCTGCGCTTTTTTCATCTGTGCATGGTACAACACTCTGTTTTGTGATGTATTAATACTCTTATACTGTCCAGTGTTGCCAAGAGGTGCCTGTGTGAGGCAAAATCCAGGCACCTTGCTTGGGAAGCCTCCAGGGGAGGCGCCTTCAACTAGGCGCTGCCTAGGCGCCCAGGGGAGGCGTCACCAAGCGCTCCCAGGAAAGTAAAAcgctagaaattaaaaaaaaaaaaaaaaaaattgagagagaAAAAGCTAACCTGATTTGTCTTCACCTTTTTGGCATCCACACGATGATTAGACAATTAGGATTTTGAGTTtgcatgacataatgaatgaaattGAACAATGCATctagaattttaaattatattatgtgcTTTATGATTTTTGTTTTAACATTTTATGTTATTAAAGGAATGCTTTTAATCTTAAAACTTAAAACATGAAATATGAATATGAAATTTGGCAATTTATTGATTGTGTAATATATTGGTCTTTTTTTAcattgtatatttaattatttattgtttTAGAATAAATTGGGGCCTCGGTTCGCTCAAGCAATCACTTAGTGCCTCAGGCAATGGAAGACCTTCTTTCCTTAAGGGTGCCTAGCGCTTTTGACAACACTGACACTGTCtgctatcataattttgaattttCTCAAATACATTTAAGGTTTGGTCTAAACGTGTTTGCCTTAGCTTGAATCTTGGTACATAGAACTTATCATCTGTCAAACAAGGAgattaaattttatttgaagtaGAGTTTCCATATGGAAGAGTTCTAGCTTGTATAAAAGAAGCagttaagaaattaataaatacaaAACCATTGCTCGCTGTAGGTTATTttttatgtatgtatatatatatatatatatatatatatatatatatatatatatattgtgattgTTAAATGTTATAACTACTAAGGTTTTACCAGATACACAAAGACACACACTTAAACTGTGCTGATCATTCATGCCATATTGTGCAACATCTTAAGTAGCAATCCAACAAGTTATTTATGGAAAAAAAGAAATGGTGGGACAGGAAGACATCTTTTGCCatctattattttttttgtttatttggtGAAAGGGGAGAGCACTATAGGTAGCACTGTCAATGGCCTCAGCTAAGCCTGGGGTGATCCTGAGCTTAGCTTGATCACTAATTTAAAAATTGTGCTCATGCTCAATCTGGAACTCAAAATGAGCTCCAGTATGATTCGGAAGCTGTTCTTGTTCCCCCCTTCCCCCTCTtcgtttttcttttaaatttcaagATCTTATGACTGTGAttggagaagaaaaagaaatgacAGGAGaacaatatttttcttttaaatcttTTTGAGTGAAAAATTTGCCGACcccaactagtttgggattaaggcttaTTGTAGTTGTTTTAAGTGAAAATTTTAATAGAAGTCTTAATTGTTTAGTTGAAATCTCAATGGATAAACCTTTTAATAAAATAAGTTCAACAAATAGTGTGTTCTAAGTTTCCTACATTAGAAAACATTACATAACATATTAACATATTTGTTTGAAAACTGTAATTATAGTAAGATATCCAAAAGTGAAATAcaatgtaatgaaataatgatatacataaaaaaaaataataatttatggaTGCATAAATATTTGCAGGACCTACCAGCCAGATCATCTTATAAATGATTGGCTGGAGGTAGTGGCTCATTCAACTAATTGTAGGTTATTCAAGCAATACCAAGCATAAACAGGCTACCTCAACTCAAGCTAAGCCCAAAATGAATCAGGCTCGATGTTCCTTTCAGATCTCTATGCAATCGATGCACATACATGTGCACTTACATGCAGTTGAGTATGGTTAGGACTAGAACTTGTTATCCGTGGTTGACTTGGAACAATAATGTAACTAAGGTGGTTGTGGGTTAGCTGAGCTTTATGTTTGTCCTGCCTGAAAATGGCAGGTTTCCAGAGGTCCCAGAGACCCAGGGATTGCTCTAGGATGGAAGGGTTAAAACTCAGTTAATTTTGGGGAAGGCTTTGACCAGAGGGACAGGTATGCAATGGTTCATGGTAGATTATTTATGCAACAGCATGATATTATTAGATTTGCTTGTTTGTTCTTCCAGAAATTCTTGCACCATAGCTTCAATTATTGGTGCCTGAATTGTCCACCATAATTTTCTTGACTATTTTCTGCTCTGAGTCGTCTATAATGTCTATTgtggattctgatttccaatcttaATTTACAATGGACTGGTCACCATTTTCAAAACCATGTACAACTAGCCTTCATCAGATTGAATGAGGGCGCCAACACTAAGTTTTGAGGAACTAAGATTATGCAAAACCCACATTTGTTTGTCTGTTCATGGCAGCATTTTCTAGGAATAGTATGGAAAGCTCATCTCATGCGGTCTTTTTGTTTGTAAAGGGAGTATGTGATTTAGCTTCTCATCGGAagtttttattcttaattttggCAATAGTTACAATTCTGCTGTGCCGGTTCCCCCTGCTGGCTGGCCAGTGCCTCCTAGGCCACAGCCGTGGTTCTCACAACCTCCTGCAGTTTCAattccagctcctgctccagttGGATATGGACTGCAGGTATTGTTCCCAGTGCATAATGCGAGGCCTCCTCTGCCATTATCTACAGCCTCTGCACGCCAACCTTCACAAGTTCCTCCAGGACTGACCTCATCCACACCACCTATTCCCGTATCTCAACCATTATTTCCTGTTGTTAACAATAATTTGCCTCAGAGTTCACCATTTTCTACTCCTTTACCTTCAACAAATATTCCATCAAGCTCTTCTGCAGATGTTCAAGGTTCTGTGGATGTGCATTCAGGAGCTAACAGTTCTCTGACAACTAGCTACCATGCAAGTATTCCAGGTTTGTTTCTTGTCCCTTTTTTATTGATATTAAACTATATTTTTTCAGATTTTCTCTGCCACTTGATTTGTGGTTgatttttgataaaacagttttctagatttttgataaaacagttttcTAACTTCTGGTActgtaatatttattaaaataaaagggTAAGCTCTGACTACATGAAATAATgcagtaattttttattttgttgtTCTTTTTTCTAATGAACATCTGGAGTGGCATTTTCCCATTATGGGATCCTATATCTTTTGTGCCATTGCTCTTATAGGGAAATTTGTGTCTGCTGTTTTTCTGAAACATTCATCCTTAATGTTGTTTATTACTGCAGGTGGGACATTAGCCAATTCACATTCGTATGCCTCTGGTCCAAATACTGGTGGTCCTTCTATTGGACCACCCCCTGTAATCGCTAACAAAGCTCCTGTGACCCAGCCGGCTGTTAATGAGGTCTATTTAATTTGGGATGACGAGGCAATGTCCATGGTAAGTTGCTTCTGCATTGGGGATGATGAgctttttcttgtattattgaatATTTAAAGTTATTGTAAATGCTTATGTGTTTAAATATTTATAGGAGGAAAGAAGAATGTCATTATCAAAGTATCAGGTGCATGATGAAACTAGCCAGGTAAGTTATGGCTACCTTGGTAATATTTGGAGTTGGTTTGCACATCTAACCTGTGGTAGGCTTTATGCTTGTGCTTTCAGATACAGTTGTTTGCACATTGTCACCTATTTAGAGAGGTATTTACTGTATGAATTTCCAATTTATATTCTGTTTATCAAAGATGTGTGCCTCTGAGTCAGTGTCTTCTGAATTTCAATGTCATTGATTGAGGACATGCTATTTTCTTTTTTACTGCAATTCTCTCGATTGCATACCATTACCATTGCCACCTTATGTGTGGCTGTCTGAAGATTCAAGGGGGTGTGTAACTGTGTAGTTATATTTATGCTGGTAGTGAGTAATTTCTATTTTGACAAGCTTGCTGGAGTCAACTCGAGGAATCTCGATCCTAGCGTCATTCTCAGTTAAGGAGTGCATGTATTTACTGATTTAAAATATTATGTATTATTTACTCGCCCTATGCTTTGTCTCCAAACAAATTGTCGGGGTTTGGGTGGAACAAGATGATACCCAACAGATTTTTGCTCATTGTAGCATCAATACAATTTATTTTTATCGTCGAACAGTGAATTCAGACTTGGCCCAGGTCAGCTTCTTCTGCAAAGTTTGGTATCTTTTGCATAGGACCAAGCTTTCAAATATCTGGTTTGTCAACTGATTTATGTTCGCAGTTCATACATTGAACCTTTCTTTTGATGCATTTTTCAGATGAGTTCAATTGATGCAGCCATTGATAGAAGGATACTGGAAAGCAGGCTTGCTGGTCGAATGGCATTTTAGATCATCTAGTGACCATGGTATCATCGCTGGATATATGCAGAATTCACATGAACTACAAGGTGGTCCCGTGATAGTTAACATTGCTTGGATTCTGGAGAGAACCAATTATGTATATTCTTTAGAAAGTGAGGTAGATGAGAGCCATTCTTTAGTATGTAACAAACATCCGATTCtgcttctttattattattattattattattattattattattattattattattattattgttaatttatCACAAGTCTGTTAGGATATTAAATTTAAGTATGCCTTCACAAGCTGTTgctgatatttttttttttaattttttttttcattcctcCTTTTCGGGGTTTGACATTGTGATTTAGAATTGCTTATTATTTATTTTGGTGTTGAACGAAATGAATTTCCCTTGTTCATcaaattgaaacttgtttttTTGCTCCAAATGATTGATGTTTTCTTTGCGGAGAATGTTTGGTTAATGGTAACAAATGCAAATATATTCAGGGAAAATTACTCTTTAGCTATTTAGttattgtattttaataaaattaattgctTAGTTTTTCTATTTTAAACAATAGATAATTCAGTTGTTTTATTTTTAGTTTGTGAATAGTTTAATCTCTGCTGTAAAATTTTTTGTTAGTCAGGTGAGTTGAAGGAGAGAGAATAATTATAGGTAGGTATGGAAtagttgatggatttaaaattatTAAGGTTAAACAATTGTATTATTGAAATCATAGGGATTGAATAGTTGAATTGAGAAGAAATATTTGCTTCGGGATTGAATGGTTGAGTTGGGAAGAAATATTTGACTCAGGATTAAATAATATAGGGatttaaaagtattttttttcaaaatagatGGATTAAATATTTTAGTAAAGTATAAGGATTAAGCAATGTTTTTTAAAACTTAGAAGAAAAATAAGTGATGTTAGTTGATAATTGACGGTTTGATCTAAACAATTGGTGGTACGTCAAAATCAAGGCCTTGTGAATGAGCTCCTCTCTCTTGTTTTAAAAGAACTTTCTCTATACAAAGTTTCTTCATCTTGAGGCATAGGTCTTTTGTTTATGTCGAGCAGCAGTTGTGGCTCTTCCTTCTCATTTGGTTGTGGGTTGCTCT
The sequence above is a segment of the Hevea brasiliensis isolate MT/VB/25A 57/8 chromosome 11, ASM3005281v1, whole genome shotgun sequence genome. Coding sequences within it:
- the LOC110672004 gene encoding protein SUPPRESSOR OF FRI 4 isoform X4, with translation MGRKKKRVSSKVWCYYCDREFDDEKILVQHQKAKHFKCHVCHKKLSTAGGMAIHILQVHKESVTKVPNAKNGRESTDIEIYGMQGIPPDILAAHYGEEEEEAPSKVAKVDVPSALLVGGVVPASLGVGYAAQTLGAMQPIYNSAVPVPPAGWPVPPRPQPWFSQPPAVSIPAPAPVGYGLQVLFPVHNARPPLPLSTASARQPSQVPPGLTSSTPPIPVSQPLFPVVNNNLPQSSPFSTPLPSTNIPSSSSADVQGSVDVHSGANSSLTTSYHASIPGGTLANSHSYASGPNTGGPSIGPPPVIANKAPVTQPAVNEVYLIWDDEAMSMEERRMSLSKYQVHDETSQMSSIDAAIDRRILESRLAGRMAF
- the LOC110672004 gene encoding protein SUPPRESSOR OF FRI 4 isoform X2; this translates as MGRKKKRVSSKVWCYYCDREFDDEKILVQHQKAKHFKCHVCHKKLSTAGGMAIHILQVHKESVTKVPNAKNGRESTDIEIYGMQGIPPDILAAHYGEEEEEAPSKVAKVDVPSALLVGGVVPASLGVGYAAQTLGAMQPIYNSAVPVPPAGWPVPPRPQPWFSQPPAVSIPAPAPVGYGLQVLFPVHNARPPLPLSTASARQPSQVPPGLTSSTPPIPVSQPLFPVVNNNLPQSSPFSTPLPSTNIPSSSSADVQGSVDVHSGANSSLTTSYHASIPGGTLANSHSYASGPNTGGPSIGPPPVIANKAPVTQPAVNEVYLIWDDEAMSMEERRMSLSKYQVHDETSQVSYGYLGNIWSWFAHLTCGRLYACAFRYSCLHIVTYLER
- the LOC110672004 gene encoding protein SUPPRESSOR OF FRI 4 isoform X1, which produces MGRKKKRVSSKVWCYYCDREFDDEKILVQHQKAKHFKCHVCHKKLSTAGGMAIHILQVHKESVTKVPNAKNGRESTDIEIYGMQGIPPDILAAHYGEEEEEAPSKVAKVDVPSALLVGGVVPASLGVGYAAQTLGAMQPIYNSAVPVPPAGWPVPPRPQPWFSQPPAVSIPAPAPVGYGLQVLFPVHNARPPLPLSTASARQPSQVPPGLTSSTPPIPVSQPLFPVVNNNLPQSSPFSTPLPSTNIPSSSSADVQGSVDVHSGANSSLTTSYHASIPGGTLANSHSYASGPNTGGPSIGPPPVIANKAPVTQPAVNEVYLIWDDEAMSMEERRMSLSKYQVHDETSQVSYGYLGNIWSWFAHLTCGRLYACAFRYSCLHIVTYLERYLLYEFPIYILFIKDVCL
- the LOC110672004 gene encoding protein SUPPRESSOR OF FRI 4 isoform X3, with product MGRKKKRVSSKVWCYYCDREFDDEKILVQHQKAKHFKCHVCHKKLSTAGGMAIHILQVHKESVTKVPNAKNGRESTDIEIYGMQGIPPDILAAHYGEEEEEAPSKVAKVDVPSALLVGGVVPASLGVGYAAQTLGAMQPIYNSAVPVPPAGWPVPPRPQPWFSQPPAVSIPAPAPVGYGLQVLFPVHNARPPLPLSTASARQPSQVPPGLTSSTPPIPVSQPLFPVVNNNLPQSSPFSTPLPSTNIPSSSSADVQGSVDVHSGANSSLTTSYHASIPGGTLANSHSYASGPNTGGPSIGPPPVIANKAPVTQPAVNEVYLIWDDEAMSMEERRMSLSKYQVHDETSQIQLFAHCHLFREMSSIDAAIDRRILESRLAGRMAF